In Mycobacterium stomatepiae, the following are encoded in one genomic region:
- a CDS encoding class I SAM-dependent methyltransferase, whose protein sequence is MARTDNDSWEITESVGATALGVAASRAAETESDNPLIRDPFARVFLDAAGDGVWNWYSAPELPAELLETEPNLALQMQGMVSYMASRTAFFDAFFIDATMAGISQAVILAVGLDSRSWRLPWPDGVTVYELDQPRVLDFKASTLAEHGAEPACNRVAVPVDLRQDWPTALREAGFDASAPSVWSAEGLMPYLPAAAQELLFERVQELTVVGSRIGVEALGPKFLDPEARTRRRARMDRVRAAFAKTDPQREVPSTDELWYFEEREDVGAWFGRHGWDVTVTPSLELMAGYGRRPAAEVENDVPGNLFVAAQRSGT, encoded by the coding sequence GTGGCCAGGACCGACAACGACAGCTGGGAGATCACCGAGAGCGTGGGGGCGACGGCACTGGGCGTCGCGGCATCCCGGGCTGCGGAGACCGAGAGTGACAATCCACTGATCCGCGACCCGTTCGCGCGGGTTTTCCTCGACGCGGCCGGCGACGGAGTGTGGAACTGGTACTCGGCTCCGGAGTTGCCCGCCGAGCTGCTGGAAACCGAACCCAATCTGGCGCTTCAGATGCAAGGGATGGTCTCCTACATGGCCTCCCGGACCGCGTTTTTCGATGCCTTCTTTATCGACGCGACGATGGCGGGCATTTCCCAGGCGGTGATTCTGGCGGTCGGACTGGACTCGCGATCCTGGCGGTTGCCCTGGCCGGACGGCGTCACCGTTTATGAGCTCGACCAGCCCCGGGTGCTGGATTTCAAAGCGTCGACGTTGGCTGAACACGGGGCCGAGCCCGCCTGCAATAGGGTCGCCGTCCCGGTGGACTTGCGCCAGGATTGGCCGACGGCGTTGCGGGAGGCCGGTTTTGATGCCTCGGCACCGAGCGTCTGGTCGGCCGAGGGACTGATGCCCTATCTGCCGGCGGCGGCTCAGGAGCTGCTGTTCGAACGCGTGCAGGAACTGACCGTCGTGGGCAGCCGGATCGGCGTGGAGGCGTTGGGGCCGAAGTTTCTGGACCCCGAAGCGCGCACGCGTCGGCGCGCCCGGATGGATCGCGTCCGAGCGGCGTTCGCCAAAACCGACCCGCAGCGTGAGGTCCCCAGTACCGACGAATTGTGGTACTTCGAAGAGCGCGAAGACGTGGGTGCCTGGTTCGGTCGCCACGGCTGGGATGTGACGGTGACGCCGTCGCTGGAACTGATGGCCGGCTACGGCCGCAGACCCGCGGCAGAGGTCGAGAACGACGTCCCCGGCAACCTGTTCGTCGCCGCGCAGCGTTCGGGGACGTAA
- a CDS encoding CehA/McbA family metallohydrolase, translated as MSIARVAPGVITAGKAIEIEFSGRFGFGIYRWAYLPFEVPPGVQQIRVSTAHDSGMGGPARNVLDLGMFGVAGHDLGNAAGFRGWSGGARDGFMISAAHATPGYLAGPIEPGIWAVALGPVVLSPWGMSWQVRVTLDYEPPGVPVTQDSSAAFTPASVGGARWYRGDLHLHTEHSDGERDPAELVSDAHAGGLDFIVSTEHNTNSANRVWPTCRTGSLLAIPGVEVTTRHGHWLAVGLPPGGWVDWRYGPSDGVFGRFAAGVRQAGGLVVAAHPAAPLPGSAWEFGFAEVDSLEVWNGKWNVDDEVSLRIWQRLLRQGRRIVAVGGSDSHARRQVVGAPQTAVHAAELSVPAIVDGLRRGRARPAAAGATRGPGDGHRGHQRGARRHRRPDHRGGLRGTCAGSLGGEQAAMGARPRVRAIRPT; from the coding sequence ATGAGCATTGCCAGGGTCGCGCCCGGTGTCATCACCGCAGGCAAGGCAATCGAAATCGAGTTTTCTGGACGGTTTGGTTTTGGTATCTACCGGTGGGCCTACCTGCCGTTCGAGGTACCGCCGGGTGTGCAACAGATTCGGGTGTCGACCGCCCATGACTCCGGGATGGGCGGCCCCGCACGAAATGTGCTGGATCTAGGGATGTTTGGGGTCGCCGGCCACGATTTGGGCAATGCCGCCGGATTCCGGGGCTGGTCCGGCGGCGCCCGCGACGGCTTCATGATCTCCGCAGCCCATGCCACGCCCGGCTACCTGGCCGGCCCGATCGAGCCCGGCATATGGGCGGTTGCGCTGGGTCCGGTGGTCCTCAGCCCGTGGGGGATGTCCTGGCAGGTGCGGGTCACGCTGGACTACGAGCCGCCCGGCGTGCCGGTGACGCAGGACTCGTCGGCGGCGTTCACACCCGCCTCGGTCGGAGGTGCGCGCTGGTACCGCGGTGACCTGCATCTGCACACTGAACACTCCGACGGCGAGCGCGATCCCGCCGAACTGGTGTCGGACGCGCACGCCGGCGGGCTCGACTTCATCGTCTCCACCGAGCACAACACCAACTCCGCCAACCGGGTATGGCCCACCTGCCGCACCGGATCGCTGCTGGCGATTCCCGGCGTCGAGGTCACCACCCGCCACGGGCACTGGCTCGCGGTCGGTCTGCCCCCGGGCGGCTGGGTGGACTGGCGTTACGGGCCGAGCGACGGGGTCTTCGGGCGCTTCGCCGCGGGGGTTCGCCAAGCCGGGGGTTTGGTGGTTGCCGCCCATCCCGCCGCGCCACTGCCGGGTTCGGCATGGGAATTCGGCTTCGCCGAGGTGGACTCGCTCGAGGTATGGAATGGCAAGTGGAACGTCGATGACGAAGTATCCCTCCGCATTTGGCAACGACTACTGCGACAGGGCCGGCGCATTGTCGCGGTCGGCGGCAGCGACTCGCACGCCAGGCGTCAGGTGGTCGGTGCGCCGCAGACGGCCGTGCACGCGGCCGAGCTGTCGGTGCCCGCGATTGTCGACGGGCTGCGCCGTGGCCGGGCCCGGCCAGCAGCTGCGGGTGCCACCCGGGGCCCCGGTGACGGTCACCGCGGTCATCAGCGGGGCGCCCGGCGCCACCGCCGCCCTGATCACCGCGGCGGGCTGCGTGGGACGTGCGCCGGTAGCCTCGGTGGGGAGCAGGCTGCAATGGGAGCTCGACCCCGGGTCCGCGCGATTCGCCCGACTTGA
- a CDS encoding IS110 family RNA-guided transposase — MATDRLWAGVDVGKEHHWVCVVDGAGAVVLSRRLVNDEQSIRALIGEIELLGDQVSWTVDLTTVYAALLLTVLADAGRSVRYLAGRAVWQAATVYRGGEAKTDAKDARVIADQSRMRGNDLPLLHPDDDLITELRMLTAHRSDLVADRTRTINRLRQQLVAVCPALERVAQLSSDRGWVVLLARYQRPKAIRQSGVSRLTRILTDAGVRNAATIAAAAVAAAKTQTVRLPGEQVAAGLVAELAKGVIALDDRIKQTDADIEDRFRRHPLAEVITSMPGMGFRLGAEFLAAVGDPKLIGSADQLAAWAGLAPVSRDSAKRTGRLHTPKRYSRRLRRVMYMSALTAIRCDPASRTYYQHKRDQGKRPILATICLARRRTNVLYALIRDNRTWQPDSPPATQSAA; from the coding sequence ATTGCAACGGACCGGTTGTGGGCTGGTGTTGATGTCGGCAAGGAGCATCATTGGGTGTGTGTGGTCGACGGTGCGGGCGCTGTGGTGTTGTCGCGCAGACTCGTCAACGATGAGCAATCGATCCGTGCACTGATTGGCGAGATCGAGTTGTTGGGTGATCAGGTGTCGTGGACGGTGGACTTGACCACGGTGTATGCCGCCCTGTTGTTGACGGTGCTGGCTGATGCCGGTAGGTCGGTGCGTTACCTGGCGGGCCGGGCGGTCTGGCAGGCCGCGACGGTCTATCGCGGTGGGGAGGCCAAGACCGATGCTAAAGATGCCCGGGTGATCGCTGATCAGTCGCGGATGCGCGGTAATGATCTGCCATTGCTGCACCCCGACGATGACTTGATCACCGAACTGCGCATGCTCACGGCTCATCGCAGCGATCTGGTCGCTGACCGCACCCGCACAATCAACCGACTGCGTCAACAGCTGGTGGCGGTCTGTCCTGCCCTGGAACGGGTCGCCCAGCTGAGCTCTGACCGCGGCTGGGTCGTGCTGCTGGCGCGCTACCAACGCCCCAAAGCGATTCGCCAGAGCGGTGTTTCGCGGCTGACCCGGATCCTGACCGACGCCGGCGTTCGTAACGCCGCAACCATTGCCGCGGCTGCCGTGGCGGCAGCCAAGACCCAAACGGTCCGACTGCCTGGCGAACAAGTCGCCGCTGGGCTGGTTGCCGAATTGGCCAAGGGGGTGATTGCCCTCGATGACCGCATCAAACAAACCGATGCCGACATCGAGGACCGATTTCGCCGCCATCCCCTGGCCGAAGTGATCACCAGCATGCCCGGCATGGGATTTCGGCTCGGCGCGGAATTCCTGGCCGCGGTCGGCGATCCCAAACTGATCGGGTCGGCCGACCAGCTCGCCGCCTGGGCCGGGCTCGCACCGGTATCTCGCGATTCGGCAAAACGCACCGGCCGACTGCACACCCCCAAGCGCTACAGCCGCCGGTTGCGCCGGGTGATGTACATGTCCGCGCTGACCGCCATCCGCTGCGACCCGGCCTCCCGCACCTACTACCAGCACAAACGAGACCAAGGCAAACGACCGATCCTGGCAACTATCTGCCTGGCCCGACGCCGCACCAACGTCCTCTACGCACTCATCCGCGACAACCGCACCTGGCAACCCGACTCACCCCCGGCCACCCAGTCCGCGGCTTGA